A stretch of Cheilinus undulatus linkage group 20, ASM1832078v1, whole genome shotgun sequence DNA encodes these proteins:
- the LOC121528533 gene encoding muscarinic acetylcholine receptor M1-like, translated as MLIYISITTSRLRQAGLHCARLHNPGYTELCYAEQGYTQQGYAEPGYVEPRCANMCYAGLNEPGYAEPGCAKMGYAGLHESYQGLSMFSDSHGGWRLQNVSDASLLTGNVSAANTTLTPPEDVFDPLGGHTVWQVIIIVFLTGSLSLVTVVGNILVLVSFKINKALKTVNNYYLLSLAFADLTIGTLSMNLYTTYIIMDQWALGPVVCDLWLAIDYVASNASVMNLLVISFDRYFSVTRPLTYRAKRTTKRAMTMICLAWTTSFILWAPAILFWQYIVGERTVQPNECYIQFLSEPVITFCTAIAAFYLPVTIMATLFWKIFQETEKRAKEVQGLKGSGAGNKPGQAQSQGGGSGRGGGDGGSQKDSSSMQRQMSSQSSSSYDLNQANSEKNNGTPGEGGGGGGGGGRCAAFCFKCSSLLPGRHAKKSMNTGGEAEHSSCNSLNNNEEEEEEEDKKSKKNKDKDSSIKGAKANSSPADQSAAVTTKDAAMAKRFASKAKTEISKRKNDKKANEKKANDKKAARTLSAILFAFITTWLPYNIMVLVNTFCQDCIPGALWGLGYWLCYVNSTVNPMCYALCNKTFRTTFRDILMCQWNQKKNKPQFQQRKAVGFKK; from the exons atgcttATCTACATTTCCATCACCACCTCCAGGCTACGCCAAGCCGGGCTACATTGCGCCAGGCTACACAACCCAGGCTACACTGAGCTGTGCTATGCTGAACAGGGCTACACCCAGCAGGGCTATGCTGAGCCAGGCTACGTTGAGCCCAGATGCGCCAACATGTGCTATGCCGGGCTAAATGAGCCAGGCTATGCTGAGCCTGGCTGCGCCAAGATGGGCTATGCCGGCCTAC ATGAGTCTTATCAGGGTTTATCCATGTTTTCAGACAGTCATGGCGGCTGGAGGCTTCAGAATGTCAGCGACGCCTCTCTGCTAACAGGAAATGTATCTGCAGCAAACACCACGCTAACGCCACCAGAGGATGTGTTCGACCCGCTAGGAGGACACACGGTGTGgcag GTGATCATCATCGTCTTCCTCACTGGCTCACTCTCTCTGGTCACTGTGGTCGGAAACATCCTGGTTCTGGTGTCCTTTAAGATCAACAAAGCCCTAAAGACGGTGAATAACTACTACCTGCTCAGCCTGGCGTTTGCAGACCTCACCATCGGCACCCTGTCCATGAACCTGTACACCACCTACATCATTATGGACCAGTGGGCCCTGGGCCCCGTCGTCTGTGACCTCTGGCTCGCCATTGACTACGTGGCCAGCAACGCCTCAGTCATGAACCTGCTAGTCATCAGCTTTGACAG GTACTTCTCTGTGACCCGTCCTTTGACCTACCGGGCCAAACGGACCACCAAACGGGCCATGACAATGATCTGCTTGGCCTGGACCACCTCCTTCATCCTGTGGGCCCCGGCCATCTTGTTCTGGCAGTACATCGTGGGCGAACGGACGGTCCAACCTAACGAGTGCTACATCCAGTTCCTGTCCGAGCCCGTCATCACCTTCTGCACTGCCATCGCCGCCTTCTACCTGCCCGTCACTATCATGGCCACCCTCTTCTGGAAAATCTTTCAGGAGACAGAGAAGAGGGCCAAAGAGGTCCAAGGACTGAAGGGATCGGGGGCGGGGAACAAACCAGGCCAGGCTCAGAGTCAGGGGGGAGGAAGTGGTCGAGGAGGAGGAGACGGGGGAAGTCAAAAAGATTCTTCAAGCATGCAGCGACAGATGAGCtctcagagcagcagcagctacgACCTGAACCAGGCGAACTCCGAGAAGAACAACGGCACACCTggagagggtggaggaggaggaggaggaggagggaggtgtGCAGCTTTCTGCTTCAAATGTTCATCACTACTGCCTGGTCGACACGCCAAAAAGTCCATGAACACAGGTGGCGAGGCGGAGCACAGTAGCTGTAACAGCCTGAACAacaatgaagaggaggaggaggaggagg ATAAGAAATCtaagaagaacaaagacaaagatTCGTCCATCAAAGGTGCAAAGGCAAACTCATCACCAGCAGACCAATCAGCTGCTGTCACCACGAAGGACGCTGCCATGGCCAAACGCTTTGCCTCAAAGGCAAAGACAGAGATCAGCAAGCGTAAGAATGACAAGAAAGCCAATGAGAAGAAGGCCAATGATAAGAAGGCGGCGCGGACGCTGAGCGCCATCCTGTTCGCCTTCATCACCACGTGGTTACCGTACAACATCATGGTGCTGGTCAACACCTTCTGTCAGGACTGTATCCCAGGGGCGCTGTGGGGCCTGGGCTACTGGCTGTGCTACGTCAACAGCACAGTGAACCCCATGTGCTACGCTCTGTGCAACAAGACGTTCAGGACCACCTTCAGGGACATCCTGATGTGTCAGTGGaaccagaagaaaaacaaaccacagTTCCAGCAGAGGAAGGCTGTCGGCTTCAAAAAGTAA